The Endozoicomonas gorgoniicola genome contains a region encoding:
- a CDS encoding helix-turn-helix domain-containing protein, producing the protein MLGDHHMGGLIMYHYTACGLDNIYLKNGYQKNSSPSGEGISIHDMDGLHMAIAKGLVNMEAPLQAKEFRFLRIELDLSQKALGNLLDKSDQIIAMWEKGTQAIPVLADKAIRDLYMESIGEGAVAGILNKLAELDRQYHELVLNLVETGEGWDVEIQAA; encoded by the coding sequence TTGCTTGGTGATCACCACATGGGAGGGTTGATTATGTACCATTATACCGCTTGTGGGCTGGATAATATTTACCTGAAGAACGGCTATCAAAAGAACAGCTCGCCTTCCGGTGAAGGTATTTCGATCCATGACATGGACGGCCTGCACATGGCTATCGCTAAAGGGCTGGTCAACATGGAAGCTCCGCTGCAAGCTAAAGAGTTTCGCTTCCTGAGGATAGAGCTGGACTTGTCCCAGAAGGCTTTGGGTAATTTGTTGGATAAGTCCGACCAGATTATTGCTATGTGGGAAAAAGGAACTCAAGCAATCCCCGTGCTGGCGGACAAGGCTATCAGGGATTTATATATGGAATCCATCGGTGAAGGTGCTGTTGCAGGTATTCTTAATAAACTGGCAGAACTGGACAGGCAGTATCATGAACTGGTGCTGAACCTTGTGGAAACCGGTGAAGGCTGGGATGTGGAGATTCAGGCAGCATGA